The DNA segment CGAgggcagagccttccccagctcctctacccggggcaggcagctgcccaaggtcagcccagccccatctccccgtCACAGAGCAGCCAAAATCCTTCCAGCTTCCCATGTGGTTCTTTGGAAGATGAGCCTCTTCTGGTTTCACTATGGCTAATAAAATCCCAGAGGTGGCCTGAGAAGGGGAAGTGGGTTTTCCTAGTAAGAGGGGCTTTCAGCTTTCCGCCACCCAAAGGTTTTTCTCCGGCTCTGCCGCCGCAGGCTGTGGTTTGCCCTCGTGCCGGCGGTGCGCAGCTCACCCGGCTGGAATGGAGCAGCCAGATGCAGCCAGGCTCCTTTGGCCCCCGTCACAGTTCCCCGGTGCCGCACCAAAATTGCTGCATGAAGCAGCTCGTGATGCCGGGCAAGCGGTCGCAGAAGCTCACGGACAGGCAGCGGGGCCGAGGTTGATGGAGGCGTCATTCCTGCCtccgctgctgcctgcctggggcccatcACTTCCCTTCGCTGAGCCTCAGTTCCTCTTTATGGTCAAATGGGATAACAAGAGCAACCCGAAGCCATGGAGGTGTTGGGGAGGTGGGCTTTGCCACGGGGTTCCTGGTGGTGCTCCAAAGCCCAGCAGGACATGGCTGAGCCACCGTGGCCGTGCCGTGGTGCCCGGGTGCCGCAGTGGTCCCGTAGCATCTTCTCTCCCGGCCGGGATGCCTCGCTTGCACGCATTAGGGGACCTGTGCTGGGGACGTGTACTCTGGCATCGTGGGTCAGTGCCCACTTACACTCTAGCTGTGGGTCCCGCGTATCAATTACCCCGTGCTTCTCACCATCAGGGACAGATTTGAGGTGTGAGGGTTTCTGCCCACCCTCCCTCCAGCGCTTCCCCCCCCAGAAACTCCCTCCGTAGCCCTGCAGCACCACGCTCACCCGCCTGGCTCCTGCCCACAGGTGGAGGAAGGTGCTTTTGTCAAGGAAAACTTTGACGAGCTCTGCTGGACCCTGACCGCAAAGAAGAATTACAAGCCCGACCGGAATGGGAATGGCGTCGTATCCCACCAAGATGCCTTCAAGCTCTGGTGTCTCTTCAACTTTCTGTCTGAAGACAAATACCCTCTCGTCATGGTGCCAGACGAGGTAGgacctccctctgccccccatccccatcctcccagGGCTCTGCGTGCTGGCAGAGCCCCGTTTGGGGGTGACACATCCCGCTATCACTTCCTGGCATGTCCCACCACATCCTGAAAGATGTGATGCTCCAGGGTGTGAGAGGGAACAGGCCGGGAGTGGGAGGAGGGGGCTGTCTGCCCTGGGCACCCCCCGCTATGCCCATGGCCACCCCCAGGGAGAGGGGGGTGACCCGGGAGCAGCTGGGAGGACACCTCCGAAATGCTGAAGCCTCTCAAGTATAGATGTCTTGGCGGATGAGGTGTGGGCTGGTCCATAGTGCTCTTCCGTGGCCCGAGCCTACAGCAACAAGCTCTTTTGTCTGCTGTGACATGAATGTGCCAGTTCTCAGAGCCCCGACCAAGGAGCAtctgcagctcagcccctgctGGGGCTGGTCCCTTGCCTAAAGCCCCTCCATCTCACCCCGGGGTTGAGCCGAGCATGGTGTTGGAGGACTCCTCCTGCTTTTCatgggggagaaagagaagatgacaaGAAACCCTTAAAGTCTGGTGAAATGGGAGGTTGCTCCCCATGAAATCGctgtcaggctggacggggccaCGTCCCTCGTGCTGCTCTCAGCCCGTGCCACCATGAAGGCAGTGGCAGAGCGGACCCAGTTGTCCCTCTCCTTGCCCACTGCCACCAGACGCTCACCCCCTGCTCAGCGGCTGGAGAGTTAAGAGCGAGGTTGCCCCGGCTgccctgcaaagctgctggcaGTAATCTCCAAATCTCCAAATTCCACCTGGCATTTGGAGGGGGAGGTGCTCCCTTCTCCGGGGGTCAGATCAACCCCAAAGAGAAGGTGGGCAGATCCGGGGAGGAGGGACAAGCTCAGAAGCCAAGAGCGGTCTCGCCAGGAGGAGCTCAGCTGGTCAAGCAGCTGCCATCTGCTTCTACACCATCAACCTCCTGAGATcagcagaaaagccaaaaaaaaaaaaaaaaaccaaaaaaccagggcaaaaaaagacaagaagtgCAGTGCTGCGCAGACGTAGGAGGGCGACCGCACTTCCTGCTCCCCGGGAGAGGTGTTTCCTGTTCCCCAGACCATGACAAACTGAATCATCTTTGTGCTTACAGGGctgagcttgaaaaaaaaaaaaaaaaaagaaaaaaaaaagaaactacattaAATTTTTGGCCTACTCCTAGGTAGATGATGTAAAAAAATCCAGCTGGGTGCAGGGACTCTGCTGTGTTTCACCTTTCTGCGTGGCTCTCTGCAGTCACCCACCCTCCGTGGTCCCTAGATCGTGGGTAGAGGAGAGCTGGCAGCAAAACTTGGGCTGAAATAAGTCTTCCCGACATCATGTTATTTTCAACAATTTTAGCTCTTCTCAAAGcaatttatttacagtttcaaaACGACGCTCATCTCCCCCGTAGGgatctcttcccctgctcctccccagtgTTTTTACAACATCAGCTGGAAACCAGAGCGGTGCTGAGGGCAGGACCATGGTCTGAGATACCTGCCTTGCAGGCTGGGTGTGGGGGACAGCGTCGGTCTCTTCTCCCTCAGGCCCTTGACTTCTGCAGAGTTTTCTCACTCTGCAGACAAACAAGCCAAAAACATCTCAGCCTCGTGGTTAAAAGGAAAAACCTCCCAGTAGTGGTCAAGCTCTTACCCAGCCTCAGGCTCCtgagcctgcctgctgcctggaaCACCTTGACCATGGCCATCAACCATTGCAAGGGGTGATACCTCTGGGATAACGGTCCTGCATCTCCAGGCTGGAAAGAGATGTGGACTTGGGCTCTCCAAAATGGGTCGGTGGGGTGGGGACAGCTCTCGCTTCTCGCCGTCACTGAGCTCCCCGTCCCCGCAGGTGGAGTACCTGCTGAAGAAGATCTGCGCAGCCATGAACGTGGAGCTGAACTCCTGCGAGCTGGATGACTACCTCTCCCAGGAGCcgcaggggcagggggggctgaCGGTCTGGCAGTTCCTGGACATGGTGAACTCGGGGCGGTTCCTGCGAGGCATCGAGCAGGAGGCTGTCAGCATGGCCGTGGAGGAGGTATACCAGGAGGTCATCGAGGATGTGCTCAAACAGGCAAGGAGCCCACATGTCCTGGGGCACAAACCCTGTCCTGCCCCCACCCCGTTTTTGATCCCCGTGTCTCTCGGGCGCAGGGCTACCTCTGGAAGAAGGGCCAGCTGAGGAGGAACTGGTCAGAGCGGTGGTTCACGCTGAAGCCTAGTGTCCTGTCCTACTACATGAGCGAGGAacggaaggagaagaaggggagcatCGCGTTGGACAAGCACTGCTGCGTGGAGGTACAGCCTGGGCCATGCTCAGCTCGGGGGCAGGAGACCCAGGAGACCCCCTTCGGACCCCAGGAAGGGGAACCCAAGAATACACAGTTTCACATCCATGAGCATGGGAGACGCAGTCCTGTGGCTGAAGAAAGCGGGGCTAAGGTGGGGTACGGGGGGTAACACCACCCTGTGTCctctccctgcaggtgctgcccGACCGGGATGGGAAGAGGTGCATGTTCTGCGTGAAGACCTCCTCCCGCACCTACGAGATGAGTGCCTCCGACACTCGGCAGCGCCAGGAGTGGACGCTAGGTCCGTGCCCaccctgtgccccctccccagcttccctgtgccccccaccatgtccccagtgaccatccccttccctccccagccatccAGACTGCCATCCGGCTGCAGGCTGAGGGCAAGAAGTCCCTGCACAAAGACCTGAAGCAGAAGCGACGGGAGCAGCGGGAGCAACGGGAGCAGCGCAAGGCAGCCAAGGAGGAGGAGACGCAGCGGCTCAAGCAGctccaggaggagaaggagcggaagctgcaggagctggagctgcttaAGGAGGCCCAGCGGCAGGCAGAGATACTCCTGCAAGAGGAGGAGCAGCGGCGGAGGCAGCAGCACGAGGAGATGCAGAGGACTCTGGAGatccagctgcaggaggctgagcaggtgggtgcGTCCTTGTGGCGCGTCCTGCCGCAGGGCTGCATCACTCATGGGGTGGGTGCTTCCTTCCCCGTCCCTTGCCCGTGGCAGCCCAGGGGGGTTGGAGGAGCTTTTAGGAGCACGTCCTGCTCTCGCaactacgctgctgccacctaCCACctcggggctccccggggccgtACGTGAGCCGGGGACGAGGGATGGAGGGGTGAGATACCCGAGGAGCAGGAGACGAGGGATGGAGGGGTGAGATACCCGAGGAGCAGGAGACGAGGACAACCTGCCCCAGGGTGTCTGAAGCTGGGGGGCAGGTAAGAGGTGCGTGCTAGTGCCGGGCTGCCCAGGGAGCCCATTTCTGACCTTGCAGCCAGCGCTGGTGTGTCTCCACACCACGAACAACGTGGTGTGTCTCCCTGAGCAGGGAAACAGCCTTGCTTTGGAGCTCTCCCGCTCCCTGGTGTAGGAGACCCAGGGGTGAGGGGGCCCTGGGGACGGCGGCGGTGGCTCTGCCAGCCGCCCGTGCTGATGGCTGCTCTCCCTGCCGTAGGCTCGTGCCTCCATGCAGGCAGAGATGGTCCTgaaggaggcagaggcagagcgTCAGCGCAAGCGCATCCTGGAGCTGGAGGACATGCAGGAGCGGCTCCAGGaggccctgcagcaggaggtgaaAGCACGGCAGGACGAGGAGTCCGTGAGATACGCACAGGCCAGGTAGGACCAGGGCATCCCTGAGCCTCCTCAACCAGCCCCACTCCAGGGGAGTGGCTGGGCCTGGGGACATGCTCCCCAGGGCACTGCAGTGCTCCCCGGGATACTGGGGTGTGCTGGTGACTTCCCAGTGTGCCGGCAGGGATGGGGGAAGCTGGTGGGTGAAGTGGCAGAGGGACGTCCTCACCTCTTGCGCTTCCTTGACAGGCTActggctgaggaagaggagaagctgAAGCAGCTGATGAAGctgaaggaggagcaggaggaataCATCATCAAAACTCAGCGGGAGAAGCAAGTCCTCAAGCAGGAGATGGAGAACAAGAACAAGTGCCTGGAAGAGGCAcagaagcagctggaagaagtgaGAGTGAACAGGCAGCGGGTGGACCAAGACGTCATGGTGAGCATCACATCGGTGCCACGTCCCTTCACTCCACGAGCCCCGGGGGACTTCCCAGCCCTCACTGAGTCACCTCCACACTGGGGAAGACCCAGCAGCTTTGGGGGGACCAAGCTGACATTGCCTGGGGGGTTTCTGAGCTGTGCCGTGCACAGGCACGGGGTGATTCAGTGGCTGAGATGGGACAAGCGGGTCCTGCCCCGAGGGGACAGCCCTGGTGTCCAGAGCAATGTCGGCAGTGGGAGTGTGTGGAGGGGGGAGGAttggaggaggagcagaagacCTAGAGGAGGGTGAGCTGGATCTCCATCCCAGAGGGAACCTCCAATCCGGACTTCCTCGGAGAAGGGAAACTCCTGCCCGTGGTCCCGGGTCAGGGGCTGTCAGGTGGCCGGCTCACCcctctcctctgtcccctcccaggtgGCCCAGCGGAAGCTGCGACAGGCCAGCACCAACGTCAAGCACTGGAACGTCCAGATGAACCGACTG comes from the Mycteria americana isolate JAX WOST 10 ecotype Jacksonville Zoo and Gardens chromosome 20, USCA_MyAme_1.0, whole genome shotgun sequence genome and includes:
- the DEF6 gene encoding differentially expressed in FDCP 6 homolog; amino-acid sequence: MDLRAELLKSIWYAFTALDVEKSGKVSKSQLKVLSHNLYTVLCIPHDPVALEEHFRDDDDGPVSSQGYMPYLNKYILDKVEEGAFVKENFDELCWTLTAKKNYKPDRNGNGVVSHQDAFKLWCLFNFLSEDKYPLVMVPDEVEYLLKKICAAMNVELNSCELDDYLSQEPQGQGGLTVWQFLDMVNSGRFLRGIEQEAVSMAVEEVYQEVIEDVLKQGYLWKKGQLRRNWSERWFTLKPSVLSYYMSEERKEKKGSIALDKHCCVEVLPDRDGKRCMFCVKTSSRTYEMSASDTRQRQEWTLAIQTAIRLQAEGKKSLHKDLKQKRREQREQREQRKAAKEEETQRLKQLQEEKERKLQELELLKEAQRQAEILLQEEEQRRRQQHEEMQRTLEIQLQEAEQARASMQAEMVLKEAEAERQRKRILELEDMQERLQEALQQEVKARQDEESVRYAQARLLAEEEEKLKQLMKLKEEQEEYIIKTQREKQVLKQEMENKNKCLEEAQKQLEEVRVNRQRVDQDVMVAQRKLRQASTNVKHWNVQMNRLMHPIGPGDKRTNVSGGGFAGYQPLLSRRDSSLKLKQKVEDKGSDPTRDNSKENVSNGGNSGVPPPPDADTMATEPAN